The following proteins are encoded in a genomic region of Thioflexithrix psekupsensis:
- the grpE gene encoding nucleotide exchange factor GrpE, producing MPNPSDFEVNPDNKINPETPDESPKKPADDAIDIPVKIIHPDTVEVLDSSEDTVQVTEVEEENDNDSVAFPEQHIAQLEQQLAEVSEKANLYWDSLLRQKAEMENLQKRVNRDLENARKYALEKFVSELLAVKDSMEMGAEAATKPEADLTTLQEGLTLTLRMLNTTLEKFGVQEINPHDQKFDPQWHEAMAMQPIPNVEAGTIVFVHQKGYQLNDRLIRPARVVVAKAIE from the coding sequence ATGCCCAATCCGTCCGATTTTGAAGTCAATCCAGATAACAAAATCAATCCAGAAACCCCTGACGAATCCCCCAAAAAACCAGCCGATGATGCCATCGATATTCCCGTCAAAATCATCCATCCTGATACGGTTGAAGTGCTGGACTCCTCCGAAGATACAGTACAAGTCACTGAAGTAGAAGAGGAAAATGATAACGACTCCGTCGCGTTTCCCGAACAACATATTGCCCAATTAGAACAGCAATTAGCCGAAGTCAGTGAAAAAGCGAACCTCTACTGGGACAGCCTGCTGCGACAAAAAGCAGAAATGGAAAACCTGCAAAAAAGAGTCAATCGAGACCTCGAAAATGCCCGCAAATACGCGTTAGAAAAATTTGTCAGCGAATTATTAGCGGTGAAAGACAGCATGGAAATGGGCGCGGAAGCCGCCACCAAACCCGAAGCCGATTTAACCACCTTACAAGAAGGCTTAACCCTGACATTACGAATGTTAAATACGACTTTAGAAAAATTTGGCGTGCAAGAGATTAACCCACACGATCAAAAATTCGATCCCCAGTGGCACGAAGCCATGGCCATGCAGCCCATTCCCAACGTAGAAGCAGGGACAATCGTTTTCGTGCATCAAAAAGGCTATCAACTCAATGATCGTTTAATTCGTCCCGCTCGCGTGGTGGTCGCTAAAGCAATAGAATAA
- a CDS encoding tetratricopeptide repeat protein — MNFNKRLRVAKEKFEAGLTALNSAHYQEAVDCFLESAKLYKGIREQKQNYAVSLVNAANAYYRLGKYEEAKLRLDAAIPIQKKILGVDHPDLAASFDILASVYQEQDDHTAKAEVFYKKSLAIRKKHFGDRHPDVATSLNSLANVYKEQDNHTKAKEFYEEALDIRKQCLGDQHPDVAISLNNLANIYQEQNDYSKAILFYKESLAIFEKNFGSQHPNVAAVLNNLATLYEKQGDTPEAKELQAKALAIREGKLGVSHRETKQSLNNLANIIIQNPNTAKDITEIAVLHNVVLQFFMQQLEKTLFYFTLRTPRNDEQGRLSKGYWFLGEEEFLYFSFWKGIDSTNQMPTIALVLNIEQQLTIVFNGEDSPEKAQFLQDLTQLFDGFIQIDGEKRWEKTYSQPWENALEHFLIEKTQIDDYLTLKGGKIEDFGFIPEAEFLQSLRFIRLLSDKLKSGEIKQLTEIGKPLKLHSLQLENIGRFENLNIDLSRQITILIGENGSGKSSILKAIALALSGKAKNLDVELIQHYLRIEGTDEDGVKIFCEKGSIRLDLQINAAQSQIIELNDTELSGVKIKVFVDNDDEWLLATDNRFIDLVLGFPQGKKRDSKAIGNIVEPNLNDVLNLIEDRDISKWKADLVEWIVALYREPDAGIREKNLVQIQWVFDIFSKIISDTESNAIRLKTAVHDPATGEKDVIICTPDMPEGISLDLLSQGYTNIFIWVGRLVMRLYAALSAHQTAQKAEKHPFLRHPNARGKRYEANTIQDLHGIILIDEIDTYLHPMRQRSILRVLVETFPCLQFIVTSHSPMVLGYLRQWKQTSVYKIKDNVAIPVKHFYGRNEIDLFFEFYGIEARPPEIQRKIDDLYDFFDQEQLEPAKELLNELQEILGDDDPIVNELSASIHLMEKMK; from the coding sequence ATGAATTTTAATAAACGCTTGAGAGTAGCAAAAGAAAAGTTTGAGGCGGGATTAACTGCGTTAAACTCTGCCCATTATCAAGAAGCGGTTGATTGTTTTTTAGAATCGGCAAAGCTATACAAAGGAATAAGAGAACAAAAACAAAATTATGCTGTGTCTTTAGTCAATGCAGCAAATGCTTATTATAGGCTGGGGAAATATGAAGAAGCAAAATTACGCTTAGATGCGGCTATTCCAATTCAAAAGAAAATACTTGGCGTAGATCATCCTGATTTGGCTGCAAGTTTTGATATTTTAGCCAGTGTTTATCAAGAACAAGATGACCATACTGCTAAAGCCGAAGTATTTTATAAAAAATCCTTAGCCATTCGGAAAAAACATTTTGGAGATCGACATCCTGATGTGGCTACAAGTCTTAATAGTTTAGCTAATGTTTATAAAGAACAAGACAATCATACTAAAGCCAAAGAGTTTTATGAAGAAGCTTTAGATATTCGGAAACAATGTCTCGGAGATCAACATCCTGATGTGGCTATAAGCCTTAATAATTTAGCCAATATTTATCAGGAACAGAATGATTATAGTAAAGCCATTCTTTTTTATAAAGAATCTTTGGCTATTTTTGAAAAAAACTTTGGCTCACAACATCCTAATGTGGCTGCAGTTCTTAATAATTTAGCTACTCTTTATGAAAAACAAGGTGACACCCCTGAAGCAAAAGAACTTCAAGCAAAAGCCCTAGCTATCCGTGAGGGAAAACTCGGAGTTTCCCATCGAGAGACCAAACAAAGTTTAAACAATCTTGCCAATATAATCATCCAAAATCCAAATACCGCAAAAGACATTACTGAAATAGCTGTTTTGCACAATGTTGTTTTGCAATTTTTCATGCAACAACTTGAAAAAACGCTTTTTTATTTCACCCTTCGCACTCCGCGTAATGATGAGCAAGGGCGATTGTCTAAAGGTTATTGGTTTTTAGGGGAAGAAGAATTTTTATATTTTTCTTTCTGGAAAGGCATTGATAGCACCAATCAAATGCCAACAATTGCTCTTGTTCTTAATATTGAACAACAATTAACCATTGTTTTTAATGGAGAAGATTCACCTGAAAAAGCTCAATTTTTGCAAGATTTAACCCAATTATTTGATGGTTTTATCCAAATTGATGGGGAAAAACGTTGGGAAAAAACTTATTCTCAACCTTGGGAGAATGCACTAGAGCATTTTTTAATTGAGAAAACACAAATTGATGACTATTTAACCCTTAAAGGCGGGAAAATTGAAGATTTTGGCTTTATTCCAGAAGCTGAATTTTTGCAATCTTTAAGATTTATTCGTTTACTGAGCGATAAACTAAAAAGTGGTGAAATAAAACAATTAACTGAAATTGGTAAACCTTTAAAACTGCATTCTTTGCAATTAGAAAATATTGGACGTTTTGAAAATCTCAATATTGATTTAAGCCGACAAATTACAATTTTAATTGGAGAAAATGGCAGCGGTAAATCCAGCATTTTAAAAGCCATTGCGCTGGCTTTATCTGGAAAAGCCAAAAATTTAGATGTTGAATTAATTCAACATTATTTACGTATTGAAGGAACAGACGAAGATGGAGTAAAAATTTTTTGTGAAAAAGGCTCTATTCGTTTAGACCTACAAATTAATGCCGCACAAAGTCAAATTATTGAACTTAACGATACAGAATTAAGTGGTGTCAAGATAAAAGTTTTTGTCGATAATGATGATGAATGGTTATTAGCCACTGATAATCGTTTTATTGATTTAGTGCTGGGTTTTCCACAAGGTAAAAAACGGGACTCAAAAGCCATTGGCAATATTGTTGAACCTAATTTAAATGATGTGCTTAATTTAATAGAAGATCGTGACATCAGCAAATGGAAAGCCGATTTAGTCGAATGGATAGTTGCACTTTATCGTGAACCTGATGCGGGAATTCGTGAGAAAAACTTGGTACAAATTCAGTGGGTATTTGATATTTTTTCAAAAATCATTTCTGACACCGAATCAAATGCGATTCGCTTAAAAACTGCTGTTCATGACCCCGCCACGGGTGAAAAAGACGTTATCATCTGCACGCCAGACATGCCCGAAGGTATTTCTTTAGATTTATTAAGTCAAGGCTATACCAACATTTTTATCTGGGTTGGTCGTCTCGTCATGCGCCTATATGCCGCTTTATCTGCCCATCAAACCGCGCAAAAAGCCGAAAAACACCCCTTTTTGCGTCACCCAAATGCACGCGGCAAACGCTATGAAGCAAATACTATTCAAGACTTACATGGAATTATATTGATTGATGAAATTGATACTTATTTGCACCCAATGCGACAACGAAGCATTTTACGGGTGCTGGTAGAAACATTCCCTTGTTTACAATTTATTGTCACTAGCCATTCTCCCATGGTTCTGGGTTATTTAAGACAATGGAAACAAACTTCTGTTTACAAGATTAAAGATAATGTGGCTATTCCTGTGAAACATTTTTATGGACGTAATGAAATTGATCTGTTTTTTGAGTTCTATGGCATAGAAGCACGCCCCCCAGAAATCCAAAGAAAAATTGATGATCTTTATGATTTTTTTGATCAAGAACAATTAGAACCCGCAAAAGAACTTCTAAATGAACTGCAAGAAATTTTAGGAGATGATGATCCTATTGTTAATGAGCTGAGTGCCTCTATCCATTTGATGGAGAAGATGAAATGA
- the dnaK gene encoding molecular chaperone DnaK, whose translation MGKIIGIDLGTTNSCVAIMEGKNCRVIENSEGARTTPSTVAFTNDDEVLVGQSAKRQAVTNPHNTLFAVKRLIGRKFKDDVVQRDINMVPYKIVGADNGDAWVEVKGKKMAPPEVSARVLMKMKKTAEDYLGEPVTEAVITVPAYFNDSQRQATKDAGRIAGLDVKRIINEPTAAALAYGLDKKRGDAKIAVYDLGGGTFDISIIEIAEVEGDHQFEVLSTNGDTFLGGEDFDMRIIDFLVAEFKKDSGIDLKQDALALQRLKEAAEKAKIELSSSTQTEINLPYITADANGAKHMNIKLTRAKLEGLVEDLVERTLGPCRTALKDAGLSASEIDEVILVGGQTRMPMVQDAVKKLFGKEPRKDVNPDEAVAIGAAIQGGVLAGDVKDVLLLDVTPLSLGIETLGGVMTKLIPKNTTIPTRASQVFSTAEDQQTAVTVHVLQGEREMASANKSLERFDLAGIPPAPRGVPQIEVTFDIDANGILHVSAKDKATGKEQSIEIRASSGLSEAEIERMVRDAEAHAEEDKKFQALAAARNQADNLIHAATKSLGELGDKVSTNDRTAVEAAIDSLKSVLKGDDKDEIESRTKALEELFGKLAQQAYSQQTGENPTDAGFTDAAKKASTKKENVVDAEFEEVKDDKK comes from the coding sequence ATGGGTAAAATTATAGGTATCGACTTAGGCACGACAAATTCTTGCGTAGCCATTATGGAAGGTAAGAATTGCCGTGTCATTGAAAACAGCGAAGGGGCGCGTACCACGCCTTCTACGGTCGCCTTTACCAATGATGACGAAGTTTTGGTCGGACAATCAGCCAAACGCCAAGCCGTGACGAATCCCCACAATACCCTATTTGCCGTAAAACGTTTGATTGGACGCAAATTCAAAGATGATGTTGTACAACGTGACATCAATATGGTGCCATACAAAATTGTGGGCGCGGACAACGGTGATGCGTGGGTTGAAGTGAAAGGCAAAAAAATGGCACCGCCCGAAGTATCAGCGCGGGTATTGATGAAAATGAAAAAAACCGCCGAAGATTACTTAGGCGAGCCAGTCACTGAAGCAGTGATCACCGTTCCTGCGTACTTCAATGACTCCCAACGTCAAGCCACTAAAGATGCTGGACGTATTGCGGGATTGGACGTTAAACGGATCATTAACGAACCCACTGCGGCGGCATTGGCTTATGGTCTGGACAAAAAACGCGGTGATGCCAAAATTGCCGTTTACGACTTAGGCGGCGGGACTTTTGATATTTCTATTATCGAAATTGCTGAAGTTGAAGGCGATCATCAATTTGAAGTGTTATCGACCAATGGCGATACCTTCTTAGGTGGCGAAGATTTCGACATGCGCATTATCGATTTTTTAGTGGCTGAATTTAAGAAAGATTCAGGCATTGATTTAAAACAAGATGCGCTGGCTTTACAACGTTTAAAAGAAGCCGCAGAAAAAGCCAAAATTGAGCTTTCTTCTAGCACTCAAACCGAAATCAATTTGCCCTACATTACCGCCGATGCCAACGGCGCAAAACACATGAACATTAAATTGACACGGGCAAAATTAGAAGGTTTGGTAGAAGATTTAGTGGAACGTACCTTAGGCCCTTGTCGCACTGCATTGAAAGATGCAGGCTTGTCGGCCAGTGAAATTGACGAAGTGATTTTAGTCGGTGGACAAACGCGGATGCCTATGGTGCAAGACGCGGTGAAAAAATTATTCGGCAAAGAACCGCGTAAAGATGTGAATCCTGATGAAGCGGTGGCGATTGGTGCCGCGATTCAAGGGGGCGTATTAGCGGGAGATGTCAAAGATGTATTATTGCTGGATGTCACGCCGCTGTCTTTGGGTATTGAAACTTTGGGCGGAGTCATGACCAAACTGATCCCAAAGAATACAACAATTCCCACTCGCGCTTCTCAAGTATTCTCTACGGCCGAAGATCAACAGACCGCGGTGACAGTTCATGTTTTACAAGGTGAACGTGAAATGGCATCGGCGAATAAATCATTAGAACGCTTTGATTTAGCAGGAATTCCTCCCGCACCGCGTGGCGTTCCACAAATCGAAGTGACTTTTGATATTGATGCTAATGGTATTTTGCACGTGTCCGCCAAAGACAAGGCAACTGGCAAAGAACAATCGATTGAAATCCGTGCGTCTAGCGGTTTAAGTGAAGCGGAAATTGAACGCATGGTGCGCGATGCCGAAGCCCACGCGGAAGAAGATAAGAAATTCCAAGCCTTAGCCGCTGCTCGCAATCAAGCCGATAATTTGATTCATGCTGCGACTAAATCACTGGGCGAATTGGGCGATAAAGTCAGCACCAATGATCGGACGGCTGTGGAAGCGGCTATTGATAGCTTGAAATCGGTGTTAAAAGGTGACGATAAAGACGAGATCGAATCGCGCACCAAAGCCTTAGAAGAATTATTTGGCAAATTGGCACAACAAGCCTACAGCCAACAAACGGGAGAAAATCCCACTGACGCAGGCTTCACCGATGCCGCGAAAAAAGCCTCAACGAAAAAAGAAAATGTCGTTGATGCAGAATTTGAAGAAGTCAAAGACGACAAAAAATAA
- the fba gene encoding class II fructose-bisphosphate aldolase (catalyzes the reversible aldol condensation of dihydroxyacetonephosphate and glyceraldehyde 3-phosphate in the Calvin cycle, glycolysis, and/or gluconeogenesis) codes for MLISLRQLLDHAAEHGYGMPAFNVNNLEQIQAIMQAAVAVDSPVILQASAGARSYAGEPFLRHLVIAAAEMYPDIPIVLHQDHGGEPAVCLRSIQSGFTSVMMDGSLMADMKTPATYEYNVNVTRQVVDMAHSGGVSVEGELGCLGSLETGTAGEEDGSGAEGHLSHDQLLTDPEEAADFVKKTGVDALAIAIGTSHGAYKFTRPPTGDILAIGRIKEIHARLPNTHLVMHGSSSVPQDWLEIINNYGGDMGQTYGVPVNEIVEGIKHGVRKVNIDTDLRMASTGAVRKFLHENRKEFDPRKFLKASTKAMKEICQARFEAFGCAGMAGKIKPLSLDTMATRYQRGELNAQVR; via the coding sequence ATGCTTATTTCTTTACGCCAGTTGTTAGACCATGCCGCCGAACACGGTTATGGAATGCCTGCGTTCAATGTGAATAATTTAGAGCAGATTCAAGCGATTATGCAAGCCGCGGTGGCGGTGGATAGTCCTGTGATTTTGCAGGCTTCTGCGGGCGCACGGTCTTACGCGGGCGAGCCATTTTTGCGGCATTTGGTGATTGCGGCTGCCGAAATGTATCCTGATATTCCAATTGTTTTACACCAAGATCACGGCGGTGAACCAGCGGTGTGTTTACGTTCGATTCAGAGCGGTTTTACTTCTGTGATGATGGACGGTTCTTTGATGGCCGATATGAAAACGCCAGCGACGTATGAGTATAACGTCAATGTCACTCGTCAAGTGGTGGATATGGCGCACTCAGGCGGGGTATCGGTGGAAGGTGAGTTGGGTTGTTTGGGATCGCTGGAAACAGGGACGGCGGGCGAAGAAGACGGCAGCGGTGCCGAAGGCCATTTGAGCCACGATCAGTTATTAACCGATCCTGAGGAAGCCGCTGATTTTGTGAAAAAAACAGGCGTTGATGCTTTAGCGATTGCCATTGGCACGAGTCATGGCGCGTATAAATTCACTCGTCCACCCACTGGCGATATTTTGGCCATCGGTCGTATTAAAGAGATTCACGCCCGCTTGCCTAACACGCATTTGGTCATGCACGGTTCTTCTTCTGTGCCACAAGATTGGTTGGAAATCATCAACAATTACGGCGGCGACATGGGACAAACTTACGGCGTGCCAGTGAATGAAATCGTCGAAGGCATTAAGCATGGCGTGCGTAAAGTGAATATTGACACGGATTTGCGTATGGCTTCAACGGGTGCGGTGCGTAAATTCTTACACGAGAATCGCAAAGAATTCGATCCACGTAAATTCTTAAAAGCCTCAACGAAGGCGATGAAAGAAATCTGTCAAGCGCGTTTTGAAGCCTTCGGCTGCGCAGGAATGGCAGGTAAAATCAAACCCTTATCATTAGATACCATGGCCACCCGCTATCAACGCGGAGAGTTAAACGCACAAGTGCGTTAA
- the pyk gene encoding pyruvate kinase: MHRRTKIIATLGPATDNPLILGKIIEAGVNLVRLNFSHGTADTHRERVKALRESPALEWRHIGIIADLQGPKIRIERFAQDKILLQEGQPFILDAACPSDAGNTERVGLAYKQLPYDVKKGDILLLDDGRIVLQVKRVAGVEIHCETFVGGVLSNNKGINRQGGGLSAEALTHKDRQDLLVAAELQVDYVAISFPRDANDMQQARQLLEATGSRAGLIAKIERAEALKNYEEIIKASDAIMVARGDLGVEIGDAALPAAQKLLISKARDCNKAVITATQMMESMIDNPIPTRAEVSDVANAVFDGTDAVMLSAETAAGRYPDKAVKAMDRVCREAEKQPLARKSDYRVDATFGRVDESIAMASMYVANHLNIQAIASLTESGSTVLWMSRINSMIPIFAFSRHAETCRKVTLYRGVHPVLFDLNCLDTIELNCQVTDKLKQFGIVSDHDLVLITKGDLKGISGGTNVMKIIGVGQQQLFPIA, translated from the coding sequence ATGCACCGTCGTACCAAAATCATCGCCACTTTAGGCCCTGCCACTGATAATCCCTTGATATTAGGGAAAATTATCGAAGCGGGTGTTAATTTAGTGCGCTTAAACTTTTCTCATGGCACTGCGGATACGCACCGCGAACGGGTTAAAGCCTTACGCGAATCGCCCGCTTTAGAATGGCGACACATCGGTATTATTGCTGATTTACAGGGGCCAAAAATTCGCATTGAGCGATTTGCACAAGACAAAATTTTGTTGCAAGAAGGTCAACCGTTTATTCTTGACGCGGCTTGTCCCAGTGATGCGGGAAATACAGAACGTGTCGGTTTGGCGTACAAACAATTGCCTTATGATGTGAAAAAAGGCGATATTTTGTTATTAGACGACGGGCGCATTGTGTTGCAAGTGAAACGAGTCGCCGGGGTAGAAATCCATTGTGAAACCTTCGTTGGCGGCGTGTTATCGAATAATAAAGGCATTAATCGCCAAGGCGGTGGCTTATCGGCCGAAGCCTTGACGCATAAAGATCGACAAGATTTGTTGGTTGCCGCAGAATTACAAGTTGATTACGTCGCTATTTCCTTTCCCCGCGATGCCAATGATATGCAGCAAGCGCGGCAATTGTTAGAAGCGACCGGCAGCCGTGCGGGTTTAATCGCTAAAATTGAGCGGGCTGAAGCTCTGAAAAACTACGAAGAAATTATTAAAGCCTCCGATGCCATCATGGTCGCCCGCGGAGATTTAGGCGTAGAAATCGGAGATGCTGCTTTACCTGCCGCGCAAAAGTTGTTGATCAGCAAAGCCCGCGACTGCAATAAAGCGGTGATTACGGCCACGCAAATGATGGAATCGATGATCGACAATCCCATTCCCACTCGCGCTGAAGTCTCTGATGTGGCGAATGCGGTGTTTGATGGCACGGATGCAGTCATGTTGTCGGCTGAAACCGCAGCCGGGCGTTATCCCGATAAAGCAGTCAAAGCGATGGATCGCGTCTGTCGAGAAGCGGAAAAACAACCTTTGGCGCGTAAATCCGATTATCGCGTGGATGCCACTTTCGGACGAGTCGATGAATCGATTGCGATGGCTTCGATGTATGTGGCTAATCACTTGAATATTCAAGCGATTGCGTCGTTGACGGAGTCGGGATCAACGGTGTTATGGATGTCGCGGATTAATTCCATGATTCCCATTTTCGCCTTTTCGCGCCATGCTGAAACCTGTCGCAAAGTGACTTTATATCGCGGTGTGCATCCTGTTTTATTTGATTTGAATTGTTTAGATACCATTGAATTAAATTGTCAAGTCACGGACAAATTAAAACAATTCGGTATTGTCAGCGATCATGATTTGGTTTTAATTACCAAAGGCGATTTAAAAGGCATTAGCGGCGGCACAAATGTGATGAAAATTATCGGCGTTGGACAACAACAATTGTTCCCTATTGCATGA
- the dksA gene encoding RNA polymerase-binding protein DksA, which translates to MSEPITLPEGYQPSEEETYMNDYQLEFFRRRLLAWKNELQQEENHASELLQENDWRQADDVDRASLESDTTLELRTTERYHKLIKKIDEALERIQDGSFGYCDETGEEIGLKRLLARPIATLSIEAKERQERLEKQHRKS; encoded by the coding sequence ATGTCAGAACCAATCACCTTGCCAGAGGGTTATCAACCCAGCGAAGAAGAAACTTACATGAATGACTACCAGTTGGAATTTTTCCGTCGTCGCTTGTTGGCATGGAAGAATGAATTACAACAAGAAGAAAATCATGCTTCGGAACTTCTTCAAGAAAACGATTGGCGACAAGCCGATGATGTGGATCGTGCCAGTTTGGAGTCCGACACCACCTTAGAACTTCGTACCACTGAGCGTTATCACAAATTGATTAAAAAAATCGATGAAGCCCTAGAGCGTATCCAAGATGGTTCTTTTGGCTACTGTGATGAAACAGGAGAAGAAATTGGTTTAAAACGCCTATTGGCGCGTCCAATTGCCACGTTATCGATTGAGGCAAAAGAGCGACAAGAACGTCTGGAAAAACAACATCGTAAATCGTAA
- a CDS encoding FIST N-terminal domain-containing protein has translation MLKTIIASTQLPLKEAAFEIIEKIRCELLNVSAKKPLKMTGLLFSSHLLDQAAHQVFLDNLLSEFPELQLVGCTVAADANCTNPYLSHEQITLCLFLTDNKINITAGLVSSIKGNGEEVRKSVKQSFEITQEKQEKKSRLCLLFPALFLNLSDTANTAPPMKAVFAGIAASNLYKRCKILGAIATAHDPSSEEPQPSQYHSLQFFNGQIFTEAMPYLLFSGSLHFQCTYANPVQPIEGSEKWLPVEIRDNQLLRIAHLAASDYLNKTPLHKDNKHYSLIVKKSQTPLNEPIFHQGENHYILNAVDEEDKAALKLGYSNPYKILESSRTALKDLNNFKFEPRFFLGFSDMKRANCLNVNREIGSEFDLLENQLSTLTNYPIPSLMVYGFAEIGYPFAHSKSSSLNRMVLVGLLIGEEESVTQPKVTPKYMSPEKMSEFSMMLVPVLLDLLQDKAILNELSLKERVTKVMIVRHLREKLLQSCPHVESVIPEEDVLLNQSYKFGILVKQKSSFSNTLL, from the coding sequence ATGTTAAAGACCATCATCGCCAGCACTCAATTGCCGCTTAAAGAAGCGGCTTTTGAAATTATAGAAAAAATCCGTTGCGAATTGCTTAATGTTTCCGCTAAAAAACCATTAAAAATGACTGGATTGTTATTTTCATCCCACCTTTTGGATCAAGCGGCGCATCAAGTATTTTTGGATAATTTATTGTCGGAGTTTCCAGAATTGCAATTGGTGGGTTGCACTGTCGCGGCCGATGCCAATTGCACCAATCCTTACCTCTCTCATGAACAGATTACACTGTGTTTATTTCTCACCGATAATAAAATCAACATTACCGCAGGACTTGTTTCTTCCATTAAAGGCAATGGAGAAGAAGTAAGAAAATCAGTAAAACAATCCTTTGAAATCACCCAAGAAAAACAAGAGAAAAAATCACGATTATGCTTACTGTTTCCTGCTTTGTTTCTCAATTTGTCAGACACCGCCAATACCGCTCCGCCCATGAAAGCCGTTTTCGCAGGAATTGCCGCATCGAATTTATACAAACGCTGCAAAATTTTAGGCGCAATCGCTACGGCACATGATCCATCTTCTGAAGAACCCCAACCCAGTCAGTATCACAGTCTGCAATTTTTCAATGGCCAAATTTTTACCGAAGCCATGCCCTACTTATTATTTTCTGGATCACTCCATTTTCAATGTACCTACGCAAATCCCGTACAACCGATAGAAGGGAGTGAAAAGTGGTTGCCTGTGGAAATTCGAGACAATCAATTACTAAGAATCGCGCATTTAGCCGCTTCGGATTACTTGAATAAAACGCCGTTACATAAGGATAATAAACATTACTCCTTAATCGTGAAGAAATCGCAAACACCTTTAAATGAGCCTATTTTTCATCAAGGGGAAAATCATTATATTTTAAATGCAGTAGATGAAGAAGATAAAGCCGCTTTAAAACTCGGTTATTCAAACCCTTACAAGATATTAGAAAGCAGTCGTACTGCTTTAAAAGATTTAAATAATTTCAAATTTGAGCCGCGTTTTTTTCTGGGATTTTCTGACATGAAAAGAGCGAATTGTTTAAATGTGAATCGGGAAATCGGCAGCGAATTTGATTTATTAGAAAATCAATTATCGACATTAACCAACTATCCAATTCCCAGCTTAATGGTGTATGGATTTGCGGAAATTGGCTACCCTTTTGCCCACAGTAAAAGCAGTAGTTTAAATCGAATGGTTTTGGTGGGTTTGTTGATCGGCGAAGAAGAGTCAGTCACTCAGCCTAAAGTGACTCCAAAATACATGTCTCCTGAAAAAATGAGTGAATTTTCAATGATGCTTGTGCCTGTCCTTCTTGACTTGTTACAAGATAAAGCGATTTTGAATGAGCTTTCTCTTAAAGAGAGAGTGACCAAAGTCATGATCGTCAGACATTTGCGCGAAAAACTGTTACAGAGTTGTCCGCACGTTGAAAGTGTGATACCTGAAGAAGATGTCTTATTAAACCAGTCGTACAAATTTGGTATTTTAGTAAAACAAAAAAGCTCTTTTTCTAACACATTGTTATAA